From a region of the Lentilactobacillus curieae genome:
- a CDS encoding PhoH family protein yields the protein MAEEQVVTKEFIVSDPNHLLTIVGTQDEYVSILESGLNVSINVFGNSLKVSGDEQPVNTAIVILQNILGLIEKGISVNSSDFVSALNMAENGTLEYFTDLYDQVLIKDAKNHAVRVKTFGQRQYVQAIRRHDIVFGVGPAGTGKTYLAVVMAVAALKKGIVDRIVLTRPAVEAGESLGFLPGDLKDKVDPYLRPIYDALHAILGTEHTERLLDRGIIEIAPLAYMRGRTLDNAFVILDEAQNTTNSQMKMFLTRLGFGSKMIVNGDVSQIDLPRNAKSGLVAAQKILAGIDQIEFVSFNSKDVVRHPVVSKIINAYEDNAG from the coding sequence TTGGCAGAAGAACAAGTAGTAACTAAGGAATTTATCGTTTCAGACCCAAACCACCTACTCACGATTGTTGGTACTCAAGATGAGTATGTCTCAATTTTGGAAAGTGGGCTCAACGTTTCAATCAATGTTTTTGGTAATAGCTTGAAAGTTTCAGGTGATGAACAACCTGTAAACACAGCTATTGTAATTCTGCAAAATATTTTGGGACTTATTGAAAAGGGAATCAGTGTTAATTCAAGTGACTTTGTTAGCGCACTGAACATGGCTGAAAATGGTACTTTGGAGTACTTTACTGATCTTTATGACCAGGTTCTAATTAAAGATGCAAAAAATCACGCTGTTCGTGTCAAGACGTTCGGCCAGAGACAGTATGTCCAAGCAATCAGAAGACATGACATTGTATTTGGTGTTGGTCCTGCAGGTACGGGTAAAACGTATCTCGCTGTCGTTATGGCTGTTGCCGCACTTAAGAAGGGAATCGTTGACCGAATTGTTTTAACCCGTCCCGCTGTTGAAGCTGGTGAAAGTTTAGGATTCTTACCTGGTGACTTAAAAGACAAGGTTGATCCATACCTGAGACCCATATATGATGCTTTGCACGCAATTTTGGGAACAGAGCATACCGAACGCTTATTAGACAGAGGAATAATCGAGATTGCACCGTTAGCCTATATGCGTGGGCGGACATTGGATAATGCATTTGTAATTTTGGATGAAGCTCAAAACACAACTAATTCACAGATGAAGATGTTTTTGACTAGATTAGGTTTTGGTTCAAAAATGATTGTTAATGGTGACGTGTCACAAATTGATTTGCCAAGGAATGCTAAGAGTGGTTTAGTTGCCGCCCAAAAAATTCTGGCGGGTATCGATCAGATTGAGTTTGTTTCTTTCAACTCAAAAGATGTTGTTCGTCACCCTGTGGTTTCAAAAATTATCAATGCATATGAAGATAACGCTGGTTAA
- a CDS encoding GatB/YqeY domain-containing protein, translating into MSINEQLNSDLKASMKAKDKIKLGVIRGLKSQITNAKVDNNNEDLTDEQVGQIVLKEIKQIKESIAEFKKGNRDDLVADQEEKLKLTEVYAPAQMSEEEVSKVVSETISEVGAESMADFGKVMGAIMPKVKGQADGSVINKLVKEHLQS; encoded by the coding sequence ATGTCAATTAATGAACAATTGAATTCTGATCTAAAGGCATCAATGAAAGCTAAAGATAAGATTAAACTTGGTGTGATTCGTGGATTGAAGTCCCAAATCACAAATGCCAAGGTAGATAATAATAACGAAGATTTAACTGACGAACAGGTCGGCCAAATCGTTTTAAAAGAAATCAAGCAAATCAAAGAATCAATTGCCGAATTTAAAAAGGGCAATCGTGATGATTTAGTTGCTGATCAAGAAGAAAAACTAAAGTTAACTGAAGTTTATGCTCCGGCACAAATGTCTGAGGAAGAAGTTTCTAAGGTTGTTAGTGAAACTATCTCTGAGGTTGGTGCTGAATCAATGGCTGATTTTGGTAAGGTCATGGGGGCAATTATGCCTAAAGTTAAGGGCCAAGCTGATGGAAGCGTAATTAATAAGCTCGTGAAGGAGCACCTTCAAAGTTAA
- the rpsU gene encoding 30S ribosomal protein S21 — protein MAKTVVRKNESLDDALRRFKRTVSKSGTLQEYRKREFYEKPSVKRKLKSEAARKRNNKKKRRF, from the coding sequence ATGGCAAAGACAGTCGTTCGTAAAAACGAGTCTCTTGATGATGCTCTTCGACGCTTCAAACGTACAGTTTCTAAAAGCGGTACACTACAAGAATATCGTAAACGAGAATTTTATGAAAAACCAAGTGTTAAGCGTAAGTTAAAGTCTGAGGCGGCACGTAAGCGTAACAACAAGAAGAAGCGCCGTTTCTAA
- a CDS encoding pyruvate, water dikinase regulatory protein has translation MTTKQNIYIISDSSGGTAQTIAQTAVSQFPDVIAEIKRFPFVQTSSMLAGILKLAKQNQAMIFHTLVNTDLSDQVNNFCHENGMYNFDCVQSPMNMLAKATGQTPAHVPGLIHDLNENYFERISAIEFAVENDDGKNAKGLLQADVVLLGVSRTSKTPLSLYLANQNLKVANLPIGPTMQIPDEIKQVETKRMFGLINTPEKLSRIRKQRMISYGLDANTPYSDPENIKKELDFAKKLYRDLGCLTINVANKSIEETSTIILESLDLDETELEP, from the coding sequence ATGACAACTAAACAAAACATCTACATTATTTCCGATTCAAGCGGTGGTACCGCCCAGACCATTGCCCAAACTGCGGTATCGCAGTTTCCTGATGTAATTGCCGAAATCAAGCGATTCCCATTTGTCCAAACATCATCGATGTTGGCCGGAATTTTAAAGCTAGCTAAACAAAATCAGGCAATGATCTTTCATACCCTAGTCAATACTGATTTAAGTGACCAGGTAAATAATTTCTGTCACGAAAATGGGATGTACAACTTTGATTGTGTCCAATCGCCAATGAATATGCTCGCAAAAGCCACGGGACAGACCCCAGCTCACGTACCTGGCCTCATTCATGACTTGAATGAAAATTATTTTGAACGCATATCAGCAATTGAATTTGCGGTTGAAAATGACGATGGTAAAAATGCCAAAGGTCTCCTACAAGCAGATGTTGTCCTTTTAGGTGTCTCCAGAACGTCAAAAACGCCCCTCTCGCTTTATCTAGCTAACCAGAACCTCAAGGTAGCTAACTTGCCTATTGGTCCTACAATGCAAATTCCTGACGAAATAAAGCAGGTCGAGACTAAGCGGATGTTTGGATTAATCAATACACCTGAGAAATTAAGCCGAATTCGTAAGCAACGAATGATTTCGTACGGTCTTGATGCAAACACCCCATATTCAGATCCTGAAAATATCAAAAAAGAGCTCGACTTCGCTAAGAAACTTTATCGAGATTTGGGTTGTTTAACAATTAATGTTGCCAACAAATCCATTGAGGAAACCTCAACCATCATTCTCGAGAGTTTAGACTTAGACGAAACCGAGCTCGAACCTTAA
- a CDS encoding deoxyribonuclease IV, which produces MTDSEFLVGSHVNMNGKEMFLGSAKQAHELKENVFMVYTGAPQNTVRKPIDKLMADEGKQYMKDNGLVESVVHAPYIINLGNTKKPESFQFGIDFLHEEIKRAQAIGASQIVLHPGAHVGAGPEAAIAHIAKGLNEVIEPDQTTQIAIETMAGKGTEVGITFEQIAEIIDQVQDNDKLSVTFDTCHTNDAGYNVKDDFDGVLAEFDKVVGLDRIKVIHLNDSKNPQGSHKDRHEILGLGTIGFDSLNYIAHHEQLKDVPKIMETPILKDENDKKVRYNPHGYEVKMLREQKFNPNIIEDMMAGKPF; this is translated from the coding sequence ATGACTGATAGCGAATTTTTAGTTGGATCACATGTAAATATGAATGGGAAAGAGATGTTTTTGGGTTCAGCCAAGCAAGCTCATGAATTGAAAGAAAATGTATTCATGGTTTACACTGGTGCGCCACAAAATACGGTTCGAAAACCAATCGATAAGCTAATGGCAGATGAAGGAAAACAATACATGAAGGATAACGGACTGGTTGAGTCGGTTGTTCACGCTCCCTACATTATTAATTTGGGTAATACCAAAAAACCTGAGAGCTTTCAGTTTGGAATTGATTTTCTTCACGAAGAAATCAAGCGTGCTCAAGCAATCGGTGCTTCCCAAATCGTTTTGCATCCAGGAGCACATGTGGGTGCTGGGCCAGAAGCTGCAATTGCGCACATTGCCAAGGGATTAAATGAAGTAATTGAGCCTGATCAAACGACACAAATCGCCATTGAAACCATGGCAGGCAAGGGTACTGAGGTTGGAATTACATTCGAACAAATTGCCGAAATAATTGATCAAGTTCAGGATAATGACAAACTTTCAGTTACGTTTGATACTTGTCACACAAATGATGCTGGATATAACGTCAAGGATGACTTTGACGGCGTTCTGGCAGAATTTGATAAAGTTGTGGGCCTTGATCGGATAAAAGTGATTCATCTGAATGACTCCAAAAATCCTCAAGGTAGTCATAAAGATCGGCATGAAATCTTGGGATTAGGAACAATTGGATTTGATTCCTTGAACTACATTGCACATCATGAGCAATTAAAAGACGTTCCCAAGATTATGGAAACGCCAATTTTGAAGGATGAAAACGATAAGAAAGTTCGCTACAATCCACATGGTTATGAAGTTAAAATGCTCCGTGAACAAAAGTTTAACCCTAATATCATTGAAGATATGATGGCTGGTAAGCCATTTTAG
- a CDS encoding CDP-glycerol glycerophosphotransferase family protein, which yields MGNKIKTFIKLIARMVLIVINDGFLCMPVKKGRVMFESFNGRDVSDNPYAVYKALVSLDSSYTDTAYFSVKPSEYRRIQKAHPEIKLIRRFTPQWAVLMATSQIWVMNSRLPLWWHKNRKTVYIQTWHGTPLKKLGRDIPNVEIPGTTTAQYHEDFKREASRWSYLIAPNKYSQQIFKSAFAFSGKFLNIGYPRNDVLYNDNQAGKIAELKQKLLGSQPNTVFLYAPTWRDDNFKQQGVYNFELPFSLENFFERVPKDSQLIIRPHYLVKDKINITGFEDQVKILADNDINELYLISDLLITDYSSVMFDYANLKRPTLFYAYDLDHYRDELRGFYFDYSQESLSGPLVTDEQEFLDKITEFTNTGTFANYEEQMTAFNQKFCAWESGQASDHVAKLILNGGTNTND from the coding sequence ATGGGTAATAAAATTAAGACGTTCATAAAACTTATTGCTCGCATGGTGCTCATCGTTATTAACGATGGGTTTCTTTGTATGCCGGTAAAAAAAGGGCGTGTCATGTTTGAAAGCTTTAATGGTCGAGACGTTAGTGACAACCCATACGCTGTGTACAAGGCACTTGTTAGTCTGGATTCCTCATATACGGACACAGCTTACTTTAGTGTTAAACCATCAGAATATAGACGCATTCAAAAAGCCCACCCGGAAATTAAACTAATTCGAAGGTTTACTCCTCAATGGGCAGTTTTAATGGCAACCTCACAGATTTGGGTCATGAATTCACGACTTCCATTGTGGTGGCATAAAAACCGTAAAACTGTATATATTCAGACATGGCACGGTACACCATTAAAGAAATTGGGTCGTGACATTCCTAATGTGGAGATTCCTGGAACAACAACCGCTCAGTACCATGAAGATTTCAAACGAGAAGCATCTCGCTGGAGCTATTTAATCGCCCCTAATAAGTATTCCCAACAAATATTCAAGTCTGCATTTGCATTTTCTGGAAAGTTTCTAAACATTGGTTATCCCAGAAACGATGTTTTGTATAATGATAATCAGGCGGGTAAGATTGCTGAGCTTAAACAAAAGTTACTTGGAAGCCAACCTAACACAGTGTTCTTGTATGCACCAACTTGGCGTGATGATAACTTTAAGCAACAAGGGGTCTATAATTTTGAGTTACCTTTTAGCCTAGAGAATTTTTTTGAACGGGTACCCAAAGATTCCCAGCTAATTATTAGACCTCACTATTTAGTAAAGGATAAAATCAACATTACAGGCTTTGAAGATCAGGTTAAGATTTTAGCCGATAATGATATCAATGAACTTTATTTGATTTCGGATTTATTGATCACAGACTACTCGTCAGTGATGTTTGACTACGCGAACTTAAAGCGACCAACGTTATTTTATGCTTATGACTTAGACCATTATCGAGATGAACTCAGAGGATTTTATTTTGATTACTCACAAGAATCATTGTCGGGACCGTTGGTTACCGATGAGCAAGAATTCTTAGATAAAATAACTGAGTTTACCAATACAGGAACGTTTGCTAACTATGAAGAACAAATGACCGCGTTTAACCAAAAGTTTTGTGCGTGGGAGAGCGGACAGGCCTCAGACCATGTAGCTAAGCTAATCTTGAATGGAGGTACAAATACTAATGACTGA
- a CDS encoding ABC transporter permease — translation MKEVFTLIKEQIQNIGIIFRISRYEDKAEYQSHYLGLVWEYLYPLIQIGIYWVVFGVGLKHGSSTHGVGYLPWMVIGITPWFFMNRAVLDASKSIYERVGMVSKMKFPVSVLPTIKVVSNLTTFWTMLVFTILIGLLNKVYPAVSWFEWIYYFICMIAWLIAFGIFNSTISVLVRDYRILLQSVMRMLFYLSGVLFNFETNAFPAPMVRILQLNPFFYVINGFRQAMFGEGHFWQQGTLTIVFWGFVLFFLLVGSHLHYKFRSRFVDLI, via the coding sequence TTGAAAGAAGTATTTACATTAATCAAGGAACAAATTCAAAACATTGGCATTATATTCAGAATCTCTCGATATGAGGATAAAGCTGAATACCAAAGCCATTACTTAGGGTTGGTTTGGGAATATCTATATCCCTTGATTCAAATTGGAATTTATTGGGTAGTATTTGGGGTTGGTTTAAAACATGGCTCCTCAACACACGGAGTTGGCTACCTTCCTTGGATGGTTATCGGGATTACCCCTTGGTTCTTCATGAACCGTGCCGTTTTAGATGCTTCTAAGAGTATCTACGAGCGCGTAGGGATGGTTTCAAAAATGAAATTTCCAGTCAGCGTTTTGCCAACAATCAAGGTAGTAAGTAACCTAACGACTTTTTGGACGATGTTAGTATTTACTATTTTAATCGGTTTACTGAATAAGGTTTACCCAGCTGTTTCATGGTTTGAATGGATCTACTACTTTATCTGTATGATTGCTTGGTTAATTGCCTTTGGAATTTTCAATTCGACTATCTCAGTACTAGTCCGTGACTACAGAATTTTATTGCAATCAGTAATGCGGATGCTGTTCTACTTATCTGGGGTTCTGTTCAATTTCGAAACCAATGCATTTCCAGCACCAATGGTTAGAATTTTGCAACTTAATCCATTCTTCTATGTAATTAATGGGTTTAGACAGGCTATGTTTGGTGAAGGACATTTCTGGCAACAGGGAACGCTAACCATCGTTTTCTGGGGATTTGTGTTGTTCTTCCTTCTGGTCGGTTCACATCTCCACTACAAATTCCGGTCAAGATTTGTTGATTTGATATAG
- a CDS encoding CDP-glycerol glycerophosphotransferase family protein, translated as MVSFLNLFRKKRNIVYFMSFDSNVDFIKKLAANKPAKSRLIVYYRDSTEAAATDLAAFGIITRPFKDNISFVLGKVPQLMGARLIFCDNYYAFLGGLFKTPKMKIVQVWHANGAIKKFGWEDPTTDQRSGSDKRRFQAVYDKFDDYIVSSNAMGKVFEQSYHANSDQMRLLGYPRSDAFFDEEAIQASRERIYRTAPELKGKRVILYAPTYRDDGTFKLPVGTSKALTSDPNAIVVIKLHPVVRDREDAVREVRNPQIRFYHQFSTSDLLTVADTLVTDYSSVVFDFSLLKSAKSVIFFMFDLEKYRKDPGIQNDFLDWLPTNPVLNVDDLAERIIADESSDFTEFNHKWNTYNDGNASDRVIKHYLELFNS; from the coding sequence ACATTGTCTACTTTATGAGTTTTGACAGTAATGTAGATTTTATAAAAAAATTGGCTGCAAATAAGCCAGCAAAAAGCCGGTTGATTGTCTATTATCGTGACAGTACCGAAGCAGCAGCCACTGATTTAGCTGCCTTTGGAATTATTACCAGACCATTTAAGGACAATATTAGCTTTGTGCTGGGAAAAGTTCCTCAACTTATGGGAGCAAGGCTGATCTTTTGTGATAATTATTATGCCTTTTTAGGGGGCCTGTTTAAGACACCTAAGATGAAAATTGTTCAGGTCTGGCATGCGAATGGAGCAATCAAAAAATTTGGTTGGGAAGATCCAACTACGGATCAACGTTCAGGTTCAGACAAGCGGCGTTTTCAAGCAGTGTATGATAAATTTGATGATTATATCGTATCTTCTAATGCTATGGGGAAAGTTTTTGAACAAAGCTACCACGCAAATTCAGACCAGATGCGCTTGTTAGGATATCCACGGTCTGACGCATTTTTCGATGAAGAAGCGATTCAAGCATCAAGGGAACGAATCTATCGAACTGCTCCAGAATTAAAGGGTAAGCGGGTGATCTTGTATGCACCAACTTATCGTGATGACGGGACATTTAAACTTCCTGTTGGCACTAGCAAGGCGCTAACAAGTGATCCAAATGCAATTGTAGTAATAAAGCTCCATCCTGTGGTGAGGGATCGTGAGGATGCCGTTCGTGAAGTTCGTAACCCTCAAATTAGGTTCTATCATCAATTTTCAACTAGTGATTTATTGACGGTTGCTGACACTTTGGTAACTGACTATTCTTCAGTAGTTTTTGATTTTAGCTTGCTTAAAAGTGCAAAATCAGTTATCTTTTTCATGTTTGATTTAGAAAAGTACCGGAAAGATCCAGGGATCCAGAATGATTTCTTAGATTGGCTACCAACCAATCCGGTCCTCAATGTTGATGATTTGGCTGAACGAATCATTGCAGATGAGTCATCTGATTTCACTGAATTTAATCATAAATGGAATACATACAATGACGGTAACGCTTCAGATCGAGTTATTAAGCATTACTTGGAATTGTTCAATTCTTAA